Genomic window (Daucus carota subsp. sativus chromosome 5, DH1 v3.0, whole genome shotgun sequence):
ATATCTTCACCCACTAacggtgtgtgtgtgtgtgtgtgtttgtgtgtattataaaaaattagatgTACCCGTCATATGTGTTCTCCGGATGAAAGttgaaaataaaaactagatcTCCTCGTTCAAATACAATAACCTGAAGAAATAATAACTCAATATCCTtagcatatataaataatatttcagtACAACAGTACCTCAAACATATTTGCCCATACGTTGTGATAGCTAAAGAATAATGATAAAGGTTTAGCATGGAGAATTTTGTGTATTAATTGATTTGATTAAATTCAGATGTTTACATTCTATACTTATAATGGGAATAGCTATGTGATCTCTATATAAATATAGTGCCAGTAGTAAAAAAACTGCAAACAAATTACTAATATCCTATGGGCCAAAGATAATTTAATGCTGTCAGCTTTAGTCAGCCAAGTAATTTAGACTTAAGCACACATGTAGTGCTTATCCCCACACATTTCAAACTTCTTCAAAGCTTGttttaagaatattaatatacatatgcaGTAGTTTCTCGCTCAGGAGCATATATACCTTATCCTCGTCATTTGCACAGCTCACTATCTGTTTATGTGATGCTAGGAAAGCAAACTTCTCATCCAGCATATTCATAGCTCTATCAAAAGCACACATGAACTACATTTACAAAATATAAACCAAGTTAAGATTCAGCTGCACTTGCACAAAGCCAACAAGCAACTATTTAAAGATGAAATTATCCTAGGATGAGAATTAGCTCCTACTATCCTGATAAGGATCACACATCACTTAAACAACCTTATATCTCAGGTGATCTTCGTCGACCAGATTCCACTGGCGTCGGCACTTATCGTAACTCCAGTTATTGCCTTCTCTGGGGAAGTCTATCCACTCTGGATGGCCAAACTATAAAAGAAGCATTCAGGCGAATCTAGTAATAGCATTATAGGGATGAAATAACGATATCTATCTAATAAATACTGGATTCAGTCTTTCTAGTTCCTTGGTAGAAGACGAAACGAAATAAGAGCAACAGAAACTGTTAATTTCTTGCAAATTATTCTCCCCCAATTTGTTTCTGTGCTCATGAAGTTGAGCTTTTAGAAAGTAGATGGTTTTCATCTAACTTGCTCGtcttaattataagtgtttCTATTATTCATATTACTTTTTCAAGAACCAATTGATGTGCTTTTCAACCAGATATTAAATTCAGAGAATTTGAAATCCTCTACATATCAACAGAACTACAATATTACTGCACAGACTGACAGACAGCACTATATTCTAAACCAACTACTACTCGAACTTCCAGGTTCATGCTAAAAGCTATCCATGGCAAAATGCTATGCCTTACCTCATTTCCCATGAAATTTAGATACCCATCCCCTCCTAAAGCCATCGTAATAAAGTGAATCATCTGCAATATCAAATCAAAAAAGGTAAGCACTACAACTACAAGGGACTGAATAGACACCTATTGTCTCACAAAGTGGAAACTGAATAACCAATTAGAAAGTTTAGTGATTTGTAAAACATGAGAAAGCTTAGTGGATGCTTAAAAGATAGAGGTACTATAACGTGAAACTGTGAAAATTGGGTGACTGATATGTTGCATTAACTGTGCATAGTTAAATTGGACACTAGATGTAATTTTAAATTAGCCCAGGGCTGCGAGGCAATGAAGAAGAACAAGCAAACAGACCTTATGAAGTGCTATCCCTCGATCAATTGCTGGAGAAGCAGGTCCTAAAGCTGACATGCCTGAATACATTTCCTGATCCATAAGTAGAAATGCAATAGTCTTGTCTCCCACTATAGCCTGCACATATTATGTTATCACCACAAATGGATGTAGATAAGCTAAAGACCAGATAATTAATGGACAGAATGACAGATAGCTTCTGGGATCACCACAACAACAAAGGCATACACAATATAACCATTAAATACATCCATGCAATTTTCTTTGCAAATCAACCATCAAGTTTGTAATGTTTTAAGAGGACCAAATGAGAGgctgaaattttaatttgaattctaTCTAACACAAACCAGGACATGAGATGTATACCTGGTCATGACTTTCAGCATAAGCTATACACTTCTCTGTGTATCTCCTATTAGTCAAACTCCATGATATTTCCTCCATAGACCactctttatcttccttatttttCAAGTAATCAATCCACTTGTCAGGTATAGCCATTGCCAGACGATAATCAAAACCAATTCCTCCCTCGGAAACAGGCCGACCAAGTCCAGGCGCACCAGAAACATCTTCTGCAACCACAGTTGCATCCAGCAGGAGATTGTGTATCATATTGTTAGCCAGCATCAGGTAAACCACTGCGTCAACATCTGTTGACTCGCTAAAATATTCATTGTAATTTCCTGTGAAAGCCATGTTGATTCCATGATGATGATACAACATTGAAGTTATTCCATCAAACCTAAACCCATCAAATCTGTACTCCTCCATCCACCATCTCAAGTTAGATAATAGGAAACGAAGAACCTCCCAGTTAGCATAGTTAAAAAGTCTGCTATCCCACAACTGGTGGTAGCCACGGTCCCCAGTGTGGAAGTACGATTCTTGAGAACTTTGGCCAACATCGTAGCCGTTAAGGCCATCAGTAACATTGTTGCTTGCATGGCTGTGAACAACATCCATCAGTACCCGTAAACCTAAGCTGTGTGCTTTATCTATCAAATACTTAAGGTCTTCAGGGGTTCCCGACCTACTGCTCACAGCGAAAAAGTTTGTGACATGATATCCAAAGGAACCATAGTAGGAATGCTCCATCACGGCCATCAACTGGACTGTGTTATAATTGTTTTTCTTAATACGAGGTAAGACATCATCTGCAAATTCTCGGTATGAACTTACACGGGGTTCTGAACCACTCATCCCGACATGAGCCTCATAAATCCGTGGTGCTGTAGGTTTTAGAGGACGGGGGTATCTGAACTCATACCTGAAAGATCAAAGATAAAATATGTTGTCTAAGAAGCAAAAAGGAAAAAAGGAAAACAGTTCAGTCAACAGAGTTATGTTCATTTGCAAAACAGGAGGCAAATAATGAAATGTATGCCCTTTCAAAAGAATTAAGTAGGGACAATGGAatttagagaaaaaaaaaagtatacctCTCAGAATGTGGCGGGTCCCAGTATACACCATCATAAGGTGCCGCAAACCTCGCTGCATCCACAGTAGCATATTTTATCCAAGCTGGGATCCTGTCAACCCAAACTCCACCGGCATGCTTGAACCTAAACTTGACTCTTGAATTATGTGGAATGCCTGCCTTCTCACCAGAATCTGGAATTGTAATAGACCAAACACCAAATTGATCTTTTTCCATCTTGTGATTACATCCATCCCATGCATTGAAATCCCCAATGATTTGTGCTTCTCTGAAACATCGATAAATCAGCTCTAATGTGAATGTCTTATCTCGGATCATATAGACCTTTCTGCATGACATGAAACTTACTGAGCAGCAGGGGCCCATTCACGGTATACAATGACACCTTTTTCTCTGTTAAAACCGAATTTTAAATAACCTGGCCACAAGGGAGAAATAATTGTCACAACTCCACGTAATTGAATACACAAATGCATTTAATTTCAATATTTAGACCAAAAGATAACAAAAATTACACAGAGcttaaaggtacaagttgtagAAAATCCTACACAGCTTCTCAGAtttgaagaaaaagaacaaATCAAGCCACCTGGAGTGTAGATAAATTGCCATAATCAGTTATTACCTTGGGCAAAATTTTCAACACTTCCTTCATATTTTTCAATTAGCTTTTTCTGCTCTATGTATCTTTTCATTCTATATCTAAAGTGATCTTTATATGGTTGCAATCCTGGGTCGAGATCCAGCACAGCAACTGTCTCAGTGTCTTCTTCCATTTGCATCATATCAGAGTTTTCATCAGTCAAAACAGCTGAGATAGAAGGCCTTTGTTCCACCTGCAGAGAAAAATGTGTCGCGGCTATATCTAACACATAATTGAGTTGAGCGGGCAGAGAGAAAATTTAAGGAATAGAATTCAACCAAATAAAGAAAGAATATTCAACACAAGGTAGGTTTATTTTTAAACTAAGCGCCTGGCACTGGATAATTAAGTATCTTTGAAGGAAGGTATTGTAATGAAATAAAACACGTCAACTTTCGCCCTATGATTACAAAAAACTACATaatcacaaatatataataacagaGAAATGGATAGCAATTGGTGCAGCGATACATAAATGTGATTGGGAAGAGACTTCGGTGGAGATCATACCCTCCCAAATTTTGACGATCTTGTTGAATAAAGATATTGctgatattcaattgatttcCAAGGGCCACAACTTAGTCCACGCGGATGCTGATAGGCAACAAACCACTTATTCCTCGATTCCTGTAAAAGAATCATATCAAACTCTCTTAGGTTGTTGGGACTTTATTATAAAGTGATAAATAATTAGTAATACCACGACGTAAAATTGTACCACAGATTCAACATCAAATATCATAACCAtgaaatcaagaaaaaaaattcaacgaATCGAAGTCTTTCACTCTTTCCCATCAAATATCAGAAATTCTGCAAAGCAAAGCACCCCATTACTTGTTATATACATTGCACACGAATTCTGTAGTAGCTTCCTACTTGTTCGACTCAACACGCAACCCAAATCCACAAAACCAAACATAAAGATGACTATAGACTATTTGTCATACAAATAAAGTTTCCAGTGATGAATATCCTAAAAGGTCAGACCTTTCCACCTATACCTAAAAGGGCAACCAAGGAATACAATTCCAAGTATAATACTATAACAAAGAATGAAGATCGTGcaattaagattgtttcttaactACAAAAGTATGTTACACACTTGTATCTAGCTATAATCAAGCAGGCTAAGTAATAAAAGACCAATAAAGAAACCTTTTTGAAAGAAGCTAGTTGAGTTGAAAAGGGTGTTAAAGACACGAGCGCCATTTTCCCCCAATTTGCCGATGCTTCAGTGTTTCATACATCATCGTATCATCACTTCACTTTCATATAAAAAACCTGTGGCCATGTGATGTGACTGTGCGAGTGTACTTTTGTACAGACAACCTTTTGGGACTGAAGAAATATCTTTTGttccttatttttttaaaaaatattttaatattgtttatttattttttttaatcaatttttatgatatttcttttaaaacttttgtttATCAAAGGACCCAACACTTTTTGGcgaaatttgtataaaattacGAAGCCAACAGGTCACTAATTTTCATTCagttttattatcttttgaattatttgaaaataccTATCATTCTGTAAAAATAGagttttcaattatttataaataaaattatttattggtATCTTTTATCGAAAAATTGTTTCTTTTCCGTACGGCTACAATCATAAACATTTTTCGATGTTAATATGTAGTTCCAAAAAGCGAGCAGGCATcaattatgtttttaattatctttacatatttattataattacatGACACAAGTTACTTTTGTGCTGTAAAAAGCGACAGACTACGAAGTCACGAAACAAGAATTAATTGGAGATTAATTGGATTTATCGGGACTAATaggatatttaatcagtttgaCGAATTACTAAACAGTGATTAATCGatattaatcgtgattaatcatcAACTTTTTAAACATAGCTTCTGTGTTAAGCTCTGCGTGAAAACCAGAAGTGATCAACAAACTCCACTGCACAATTAGGACAAAAATGATGGAACAGTATAATAAACTAACAGAAACATGACTTGGGTCTTAGGCTCTCAGCTAAGTGAAACTAGTGATTGATTTATAAGAAGATTAGAAGAGCAAGTGACAGCAGTTGCTATCATCAACTATTACTCACTTGGTGCTGTTAAAGTTAAACAAACCCGCCCGCCAATGTCAGACTCTCATGTTTATCCTTACAGTTTCGCTATGAAGATCACTTGAGCAGTCTGTGGAACTCGGATCAGTAAATTATTATGAGACATAATTTTGAATAAGGATATTTAAGAAAGTTACTTTAACTGGTAAACTGATAAAATGAAACAATGTGCAGAATCTGGAGCAATAGTTTCCACACTGTGGTCTATAGAACCATCAAAAGGCAAGTATCAGGTATAAGTGATTAGGAGAAAACAAGTCTCCATATCAAGCACAATTAATAGTCAAAGCGATTTGGCCCCGTGCCATATATAGCATCTTAATCACGAATTAGAATTGCTGATTACAAAAATTtaggaagaaaaaaaatgttgttgaaAACTCAGGAATGTGAGAGTTGTTCTCATGGTAGTAGCGATGAGAGACTTAAATCCAACTGAATATAGCTAATTCAAGAAACTGTAACGTTCTACACAAGTTTCCTGTTCTAAATCTACCCCCACCTAATATGCTTTCAATTTTTACTACACATTAGTAATTAATTCATGTTATTTGTGTCTCTAAGGACATCGAGTTGGGTTATCAACCCCAAGTCCCACATTGGACGTTCAGTGCACTTGCAGCAGCCAAAAAACTCgtttatattctaaaatttgaTCATGGAATGGTGTATAACTCAAACACGTTTACATCATGCAGTAAATGACTATTTTTCTTTCAACTTCTCAGTGCTTAGTTTCTTTTTTGAGCAAGTCTACAAAATCTGCTTTTAATACGCTGTGGCAGAATTTCCCACGGCAAAGTACACTAGCTAATATTTTAATTACGGAGTAATGTTCAGCAAAAGAATTTAGCAACTTTTCCATAAGAGAAGGGATTTTACCTCATGGTCATTCCCAGTGCCAACCATCCACCACTGATCATCCTCGGCTAAGGTCCAGAAAACAGATATTCCCTAATGCATGACATTGCAGATAATATGATTCTTAACAGTTCAAAGAGAGAAACTTTATCAGTAGAGGATATATCATTTCTTTTGATTGGTATCCATCGGATTGGTATGTGAAACACAAGTGCTGGCAGTCGCTGTGAAACACGAGTGCTGGCAGTCGCTGTGAAACTCTGAATGAGGCAAGTTGGAATATATTGACCCAACTGTTAAACAATACATTACTGGAATATCAAGATAGCAAAACGGAAATTGGAGGATGTCACTTTGGGTAAATCAAATCCTGATTGATTTACCCACGGACATGCCCTGTCTGATAGATATGCCTGCAAAGTATGGGAACTCATATTCAATATCTCTATTCATGCTGAATTCAAAAATAACTATAAGAACAGATTTTGCAAAGGCACTGCAACA
Coding sequences:
- the LOC108223235 gene encoding 1,4-alpha-glucan-branching enzyme isoform X2: MVMIFDVESVESRNKWFVAYQHPRGLSCGPWKSIEYQQYLYSTRSSKFGRVEQRPSISAVLTDENSDMMQMEEDTETVAVLDLDPGLQPYKDHFRYRMKRYIEQKKLIEKYEGSVENFAQGYLKFGFNREKGVIVYREWAPAAQEAQIIGDFNAWDGCNHKMEKDQFGVWSITIPDSGEKAGIPHNSRVKFRFKHAGGVWVDRIPAWIKYATVDAARFAAPYDGVYWDPPHSERYEFRYPRPLKPTAPRIYEAHVGMSGSEPRVSSYREFADDVLPRIKKNNYNTVQLMAVMEHSYYGSFGYHVTNFFAVSSRSGTPEDLKYLIDKAHSLGLRVLMDVVHSHASNNVTDGLNGYDVGQSSQESYFHTGDRGYHQLWDSRLFNYANWEVLRFLLSNLRWWMEEYRFDGFRFDGITSMLYHHHGINMAFTGNYNEYFSESTDVDAVVYLMLANNMIHNLLLDATVVAEDVSGAPGLGRPVSEGGIGFDYRLAMAIPDKWIDYLKNKEDKEWSMEEISWSLTNRRYTEKCIAYAESHDQAIVGDKTIAFLLMDQEMYSGMSALGPASPAIDRGIALHKMIHFITMALGGDGYLNFMGNEFGHPEWIDFPREGNNWSYDKCRRQWNLVDEDHLRYKFMCAFDRAMNMLDEKFAFLASHKQIVSCANDEDKVIVFERGDLVFIFNFHPENTYDGYKVGCDMPGKYRVALDSDALEFGGHGRVGHDVDHFTSPEGIPGVPETNFNNRPNSFQILSPPRTCLVYYRVEEGNKTTSVEAIE
- the LOC108223235 gene encoding 1,4-alpha-glucan-branching enzyme isoform X1, producing the protein MALVSLTPFSTQLASFKKESRNKWFVAYQHPRGLSCGPWKSIEYQQYLYSTRSSKFGRVEQRPSISAVLTDENSDMMQMEEDTETVAVLDLDPGLQPYKDHFRYRMKRYIEQKKLIEKYEGSVENFAQGYLKFGFNREKGVIVYREWAPAAQEAQIIGDFNAWDGCNHKMEKDQFGVWSITIPDSGEKAGIPHNSRVKFRFKHAGGVWVDRIPAWIKYATVDAARFAAPYDGVYWDPPHSERYEFRYPRPLKPTAPRIYEAHVGMSGSEPRVSSYREFADDVLPRIKKNNYNTVQLMAVMEHSYYGSFGYHVTNFFAVSSRSGTPEDLKYLIDKAHSLGLRVLMDVVHSHASNNVTDGLNGYDVGQSSQESYFHTGDRGYHQLWDSRLFNYANWEVLRFLLSNLRWWMEEYRFDGFRFDGITSMLYHHHGINMAFTGNYNEYFSESTDVDAVVYLMLANNMIHNLLLDATVVAEDVSGAPGLGRPVSEGGIGFDYRLAMAIPDKWIDYLKNKEDKEWSMEEISWSLTNRRYTEKCIAYAESHDQAIVGDKTIAFLLMDQEMYSGMSALGPASPAIDRGIALHKMIHFITMALGGDGYLNFMGNEFGHPEWIDFPREGNNWSYDKCRRQWNLVDEDHLRYKFMCAFDRAMNMLDEKFAFLASHKQIVSCANDEDKVIVFERGDLVFIFNFHPENTYDGYKVGCDMPGKYRVALDSDALEFGGHGRVGHDVDHFTSPEGIPGVPETNFNNRPNSFQILSPPRTCLVYYRVEEGNKTTSVEAIE